In Salvelinus namaycush isolate Seneca chromosome 20, SaNama_1.0, whole genome shotgun sequence, the following proteins share a genomic window:
- the fmoda gene encoding fibromodulin a, translated as MRGVCVFLLACIMPLSVAMPDRQDPFLWLSALHGRGYNEGSLLADTTGGECPDECDCPPSFPIAMYCDGRGLTAMPTVPSRMKYLYLQHNEITALPDSALANTTNLVWVMLHHNALSTDKIGKRAFAKLQGLERLYLQHNNLTGVPPNLPRSLRDLRLNNNNINKITPEALEGMGNLTILYLHDNALTEMGTSLRGLNSLTLLDVSGNKLKKVPDSLPERIHQLYLESNAISAVPEGFLSKFSQLQYIRMGHNQLTDKGIPPNTFNVTGLVELDLSFNQLERIPPVSQTLEHLYLQANHIKEFTLGSFCSVVDVINFSKLRTVRLDGNEISTGDVPSDSVLCLRMANTIEV; from the exons ATGCGTGGTGTGTGCGTGTTCCTTTTGGCATGCATCATGCCGCTATCCGTCGCCATGCCAGACAGGCAGGACCCGTTTCTCTGGCTGTCCGCCCTGCATGGTCGCGGTTACAACGAGGGCTCCCTATTGGCCGACACCACCGGGGGGGAGTGTCCTGATGAGTGTGACTGCCCGCCCTCCTTTCCCATCGCTATGTACTGTGATGGACGGGGGCTGACAGCCATGCCCACAGTGCCCTCCAGGATGAAGTACCTGTACCTGCAGCACAACGAGATCACCGCCCTGCCAGACTCCGCCCTGGCTAACACTACTAACCTAGTCTGGGTCATGTTGCATCACAACGCGCTGTCTACAGACAAAATCGGCAAGAGG GCGTTTGCCAAGCTGCAAGGATTGGAGCGTCTGTACCTACAACATAACAACCTGACTGGTGTTCCCCCCAACCTGCCACGCTCACTACGAGACCTCagactcaacaacaacaacatcaacaag ATTACGCCAGAGGCCCTGGAGGGCATGGGCAACCTGACCATCCTGTATCTCCATGACAACGCTCTGACGGAGATGGGCACATCTCTTAGGGGGTTGAACTCACTCACACTCCTCGACGTCAGCGGCAACAAGCTGAAAAAG GTTCCAGACAGCCTCCCAGAGCGCATCCACCAGCTGTACCTGGAGTCTAATGCCATCAGCGCTGTCCCAGAGGGATTCCTCAGTAAGTTCTCCCAGCTGCAATACATTCGCATGGGCCACAACCAGCTGACGGACAAGGGCATCCCTCCCAACACCTTCAACGTGACTGGCCTGGTGGAGCTGGACCTCAGCTTTAACCAGCTGGAGAGGATCCCCCCCGTCAGCCAGACGCTAGAGCACCTCTACCTACAGGCCAACCACATCAAAG AGTTTACCCTGGGTAGTTTCTGTAGTGTCGTGGACGTGATTAACTTCTCCAAACTGAGGACGGTGCGTCTGGATGGGAATGAGATCAGCACCGGGGATGTCCCCTCCGACTCAGTCCTTTGTCTGCGCATGGCCAACACCATCGAGGTGTAA